In Salinigranum marinum, one DNA window encodes the following:
- a CDS encoding RidA family protein: MYTQAIVEAGTLYMSGQVGWDDEFEVVGSDIVSQAQKAFENIEVVLEAVDKDFSDVNKVTSYVVDLAENTEGFRDVWGQVFDAPYPAHTLLGVEQLAGEELLVEIEVEVPLE, from the coding sequence ATGTACACGCAGGCGATCGTGGAAGCGGGGACGCTGTACATGTCAGGACAGGTCGGCTGGGACGACGAGTTCGAGGTCGTCGGATCCGACATCGTGTCGCAGGCCCAGAAAGCGTTCGAGAACATCGAAGTCGTTCTCGAGGCTGTCGACAAGGACTTTTCTGACGTGAACAAGGTAACGAGCTACGTCGTTGACTTGGCTGAGAACACCGAGGGGTTCCGTGACGTGTGGGGTCAGGTTTTCGACGCACCCTATCCAGCTCACACGTTGCTAGGCGTCGAACAGTTGGCCGGCGAGGAGTTGTTGGTCGAAATCGAGGTCGAGGTTCCGCTCGAGTAA
- a CDS encoding IclR family transcriptional regulator, which yields MTQDRENGTRKTTETSLYVLDAIDDLGGGTLSELAEFTGMATSTLHTHLQTLIKTEHVAKIDGEYHLGMKIFYLGERARVRDKRYELARQTVSDLSERVAEEVTFCVEEYGRSIALFNKANRSHEDGSQVGQYFHMHSSASGKAMLAEYPEERVHEIADEYGLPKLTESTITDIDELLVELGQIRERGYAINREEEKGGLQAVAMSVHDPDGPVFGALCIIGPAYRISEPAEVADRIRPAAETLEQSLANRVRRPS from the coding sequence ATGACTCAGGATCGAGAAAACGGGACCCGAAAAACCACTGAGACGTCCCTCTACGTCCTCGATGCGATCGACGATCTCGGTGGCGGGACCCTCTCAGAACTGGCCGAGTTCACTGGGATGGCGACGAGCACCCTGCACACCCATCTGCAGACGCTCATCAAGACCGAGCACGTCGCGAAGATCGATGGTGAGTACCACTTGGGTATGAAGATTTTCTATCTCGGGGAACGGGCTCGGGTCCGAGACAAGCGGTACGAACTGGCGAGACAGACCGTCTCTGACCTCTCCGAGAGGGTCGCCGAGGAGGTTACGTTCTGTGTCGAAGAGTACGGCCGCTCGATCGCGTTGTTCAACAAAGCGAACCGCTCGCACGAGGACGGATCACAAGTGGGACAGTACTTCCACATGCACAGTTCTGCGAGCGGGAAGGCTATGCTTGCGGAGTATCCCGAAGAGCGGGTACACGAGATCGCCGACGAGTACGGACTCCCGAAGTTGACCGAGTCGACGATCACGGATATCGACGAACTCCTCGTCGAACTCGGACAGATACGTGAACGGGGGTACGCGATCAACCGCGAAGAGGAGAAGGGGGGACTCCAGGCAGTAGCCATGTCTGTACACGATCCGGACGGACCCGTGTTCGGCGCGCTCTGTATCATCGGGCCGGCGTATCGGATCTCCGAGCCGGCGGAGGTCGCGGATCGAATCAGACCGGCGGCAGAAACCCTCGAGCAGTCGTTAGCGAATCGCGTACGACGACCCAGCTGA
- a CDS encoding helix-turn-helix domain-containing protein: MYEAVFHVRGEGPYERATAESTTRIDLWCNDHCDLLSIVGDGEELVLDRIREAVGVSQRLGDGDDRLIVTSACLKQHAEGYVEQYLAAHDCLTLPPLRYENGAKVVRVLALDAANLTAFYRDVASDYAVTVESKRELPTPSVDAPLLSPDALLPALSPRQREVYRTAHEQGYFELPRETTTAEIAATVGIERRTAEHHLRRAEKKLADALVDAL; encoded by the coding sequence ATGTACGAAGCCGTGTTCCACGTCCGCGGCGAGGGGCCGTACGAACGGGCGACGGCCGAGAGCACGACGCGGATCGATCTCTGGTGTAACGACCACTGCGACCTGCTCTCGATCGTCGGCGACGGAGAGGAACTCGTGCTGGACCGGATCCGCGAGGCCGTCGGCGTCAGCCAGCGGCTCGGCGACGGCGACGACCGACTCATCGTCACGAGCGCCTGCCTGAAACAGCACGCCGAGGGTTACGTCGAGCAGTACCTCGCGGCTCACGACTGTCTCACCCTCCCCCCCTTGCGGTACGAGAACGGCGCGAAGGTCGTCCGGGTGCTCGCGCTCGACGCCGCGAACCTCACCGCCTTCTACCGCGACGTGGCGAGCGACTACGCCGTCACCGTGGAGTCGAAGCGGGAACTCCCCACGCCGAGCGTCGACGCACCGCTGTTGTCCCCCGACGCCCTCCTGCCGGCGCTGTCCCCGCGCCAGCGAGAGGTGTATCGAACGGCCCACGAGCAGGGGTACTTCGAGCTCCCCCGTGAGACGACGACCGCCGAGATCGCCGCGACGGTCGGTATCGAGCGGCGTACGGCCGAACACCACCTGCGACGCGCGGAGAAGAAACTCGCCGACGCGCTCGTCGACGCGCTCTGA
- the hutU gene encoding urocanate hydratase — protein MSQQPPRTEDRIGDPSPQWREYQGAPTGTDIECEGWRQEAALRMLNNNLDPDVAEDPENLVVYGGTGRAARSWDAYDAIVDELRELGETETLLVQSGKPVGRFETHERAPRVLIANSNLVGKWDNWDHFHELEAEGLIMYGQMTAGSWAYIGTQGIIQGTYETLAEAGRQQFGGDLTGTITVTGGLGGMGGAQPLAVTMNGGVCIAAEVNEHRIDRRIETGYCQAKTDDLDVAIERAEAAAAAGEAYSVAVHTNAADMLEGMLERGFVPDIVTDQTSAHDELEGYYPSGYTVAEADRLRDDDPDAYVEASLDTMARHVEAILALQAEGAVAFEYGNNIRGQVRDHRDVENAFDFPGFVPAYIRPLFCEGKGPFRWAALSGDPEDIYRTDQAIVELFPEKESLHRWIDLAQERVQFQGLPSRVCWLGYETADEDGLTERARFALRINELVREGEISAPIVVTRDHLDAGSVASPHRETEAMRDGSDAVADWPILNALLNCAAGADIVSVHDGGGVGIGNALHTNNHVVLDGTDLAAEKARRVFTTDPGMGVIRHADAGYETALDAADRSSVAIPMRDREER, from the coding sequence ATGAGCCAACAGCCACCGAGAACCGAAGACCGCATCGGCGACCCGTCGCCGCAGTGGCGCGAGTACCAGGGCGCGCCGACCGGCACCGATATCGAGTGCGAGGGCTGGCGGCAGGAGGCCGCCCTCCGGATGCTGAACAACAACCTCGATCCCGACGTGGCAGAGGATCCAGAGAACCTCGTCGTCTACGGGGGGACGGGTCGGGCCGCGCGCTCGTGGGACGCGTACGACGCGATCGTGGACGAACTCCGCGAACTGGGCGAGACGGAGACGCTGCTCGTCCAGTCGGGCAAGCCCGTGGGACGGTTCGAGACTCACGAACGGGCACCGCGCGTGCTCATCGCGAACTCGAACCTCGTCGGGAAGTGGGACAACTGGGACCACTTCCACGAACTCGAAGCCGAGGGGCTCATCATGTACGGCCAGATGACCGCCGGGTCGTGGGCGTACATCGGGACCCAAGGGATCATCCAGGGGACGTACGAGACGCTCGCGGAGGCCGGCCGACAGCAGTTCGGCGGCGACTTGACGGGAACGATCACGGTCACGGGCGGGCTCGGCGGGATGGGCGGTGCCCAGCCGCTCGCCGTGACGATGAACGGCGGCGTGTGCATCGCGGCCGAGGTGAACGAACACCGGATCGACCGCCGCATCGAGACGGGCTACTGTCAGGCGAAGACCGACGACCTCGACGTGGCCATCGAGCGGGCCGAAGCCGCCGCCGCCGCGGGCGAGGCGTACTCCGTCGCGGTCCACACGAACGCCGCCGACATGCTCGAAGGGATGCTCGAACGGGGGTTCGTTCCGGACATCGTCACCGACCAGACGAGCGCGCACGACGAACTCGAAGGGTACTACCCGTCGGGCTACACGGTCGCGGAAGCCGACCGCCTGCGCGACGACGACCCCGACGCGTACGTCGAGGCGAGCCTCGACACGATGGCCCGCCACGTCGAGGCCATCCTCGCGCTCCAAGCGGAGGGCGCGGTCGCCTTCGAGTACGGGAACAACATCCGCGGACAGGTCCGCGACCACAGAGACGTCGAGAACGCGTTCGACTTCCCGGGGTTCGTCCCCGCGTACATCCGCCCGCTGTTCTGCGAGGGGAAGGGCCCGTTCCGGTGGGCGGCGCTCTCGGGCGACCCGGAAGACATCTACCGCACGGACCAAGCGATCGTGGAGCTGTTCCCCGAGAAGGAGTCGCTCCACCGCTGGATCGACCTCGCCCAAGAGCGGGTGCAGTTCCAGGGGCTCCCCTCGCGGGTCTGCTGGCTGGGGTACGAGACCGCCGACGAGGACGGCCTCACCGAGCGGGCGCGGTTCGCGCTCCGTATCAACGAGCTCGTCCGTGAGGGCGAGATCTCCGCACCCATCGTCGTGACGCGCGACCACCTCGACGCCGGCTCCGTCGCCTCGCCGCACCGCGAGACGGAAGCGATGCGGGACGGTTCGGACGCGGTCGCCGACTGGCCCATCCTCAACGCGTTGCTCAACTGCGCGGCCGGGGCCGACATCGTCAGCGTCCACGACGGGGGCGGCGTCGGCATCGGCAACGCGCTCCACACCAACAACCACGTCGTGCTCGACGGGACGGACCTCGCGGCCGAGAAGGCACGCCGCGTGTTCACGACCGATCCCGGGATGGGCGTCATCCGCCACGCCGACGCCGGCTACGAGACGGCTCTCGACGCGGCCGACCGGTCGAGCGTCGCCATCCCCATGCGCGACCGCGAGGAACGATGA
- the hutI gene encoding imidazolonepropionase translates to MIDTVVYGASELVVGPEESYADGAVVVQDGRVVAVGPTAEITREYPPENAVQHVDADGRAVLPGFVDAHTHGLFAGDRSDEFAAKLRGKTYQELLAEGGGILRTVRAVRSATDARLLGNLLGHLDTMLAHGTTTVEVKSGYGLDTATELRMLELIDAADARHPVDVVPTFMGAHAIPEDRDADEYTAAVVDEQLPAVEKQGIAAFCDVFCEEGVFSVEQSRRILEAGIAHGLTPKIHAEELTHLGGAELGAEVGAASADHLLHATDEDAARLAAADVTPVLLPGTAFSLGADYAAPERFTDAGATVAVASDFNPNCHSPSMGMAFALACVGMGMAPRDALDAVTRGGALALGRDDGTGTLAEGAPGDLVVLDAPSHVHVPYSFGVNRVATVVKDGVVVHDADGLASGEPR, encoded by the coding sequence GTGATCGACACCGTCGTCTACGGGGCCAGCGAACTCGTCGTCGGCCCCGAGGAGTCGTACGCCGACGGCGCGGTCGTCGTCCAGGACGGCCGCGTGGTCGCGGTCGGTCCCACCGCGGAGATCACGCGGGAGTACCCACCCGAAAACGCCGTCCAGCACGTCGACGCGGACGGGCGTGCCGTGCTCCCGGGGTTCGTCGACGCCCACACCCACGGGCTCTTCGCCGGTGACCGCTCGGACGAGTTCGCGGCGAAGCTCCGTGGGAAGACCTACCAGGAACTCCTCGCCGAGGGGGGCGGGATCCTCCGAACCGTCCGGGCGGTCCGCTCGGCGACGGACGCGCGTCTGCTCGGGAACCTGCTCGGCCACCTCGACACGATGCTCGCACACGGGACGACGACGGTCGAGGTGAAGTCGGGGTACGGCCTCGACACCGCGACCGAACTCCGGATGCTCGAACTCATCGACGCCGCGGACGCGCGCCACCCCGTCGACGTGGTCCCGACGTTCATGGGCGCGCACGCGATCCCCGAGGATCGAGACGCCGACGAGTACACGGCCGCGGTCGTCGACGAGCAGCTCCCGGCGGTCGAAAAGCAGGGCATCGCGGCCTTTTGTGACGTCTTCTGTGAGGAGGGCGTCTTCTCCGTCGAGCAGTCCAGACGCATCCTCGAAGCGGGCATCGCCCACGGCCTGACGCCGAAGATCCACGCCGAAGAACTCACGCATCTCGGCGGGGCCGAGTTGGGAGCCGAGGTGGGCGCAGCGAGCGCCGACCACCTCCTCCACGCGACCGACGAGGACGCGGCGAGGCTCGCCGCCGCCGACGTCACGCCCGTCCTCCTCCCGGGGACGGCGTTCTCGCTCGGCGCGGACTACGCCGCGCCCGAGCGGTTCACCGACGCCGGCGCGACAGTCGCGGTCGCCTCGGACTTCAACCCGAACTGTCACTCGCCGTCGATGGGGATGGCGTTCGCACTCGCCTGCGTCGGGATGGGGATGGCTCCCCGGGACGCGCTCGACGCGGTGACGCGCGGTGGCGCGCTCGCGCTCGGTCGCGACGACGGGACCGGGACGCTCGCCGAGGGTGCCCCCGGTGATCTCGTCGTCCTCGACGCACCGTCTCACGTCCACGTCCCCTACTCGTTCGGTGTCAATCGGGTCGCGACGGTGGTGAAAGACGGCGTCGTCGTTCACGATGCGGACGGGCTCGCCTCGGGAGAGCCCCGATGA
- the hutH gene encoding histidine ammonia-lyase, with product MTAFRPAPDDAAVVLDGASLTPAEVAQVAREDATIAVSEDARAAVRESRTRVEEVVETGEAVYGLNTGFGELVDTRIDDDRVDDLQTNLVRSHAAGTGRELDRDEVRTLLCTRINALVKGYSGVREEVVDHLVALVNAGVTPVVPSRGSLGASGDLAPLSHAMLVLLGEGRADVERSGTIERLPGEEALAVADCEPIRLRAKEGLALINGTQLTVGLAALLVHDAEQLLRAADAAGALTTEVTMGSTVASDPAIQRVRPHAGQAASAWTLKRLCAGSEIVESHRNCDRVQDAYSVRCLPQVHGAVRDAVDHLRDAVTVELNSATDNPLVFPAGEVGPRSSGTAHADVVSGGNFHGEPLALRLDYVTSALAELASIAERRIDRMLNPNVQEPHLPPFLTPESGVRSGYMIAGYTAASLVAECRSVGTPATDNAVVSGNQEDHVSLSATSALAARRTLGHARRVTAIELLCAAQAAEFVDDALAHGAGTGAVYDAVRAVVPPLDEDRPPAPDIRAVERVVAEGVLDDALVTALGEAWRDRRAAAVDELIGV from the coding sequence ATGACCGCCTTTCGTCCCGCCCCCGACGACGCGGCAGTCGTCCTCGACGGCGCGTCGCTCACGCCCGCGGAGGTGGCCCAGGTCGCCCGCGAGGACGCGACCATCGCGGTGAGCGAGGACGCACGCGCGGCGGTCCGGGAGTCCCGCACCCGCGTCGAGGAAGTCGTCGAGACCGGCGAGGCCGTCTACGGGTTGAACACCGGCTTCGGCGAGCTCGTCGACACACGCATCGACGACGACCGCGTGGACGACCTCCAGACGAACCTCGTCCGGAGCCACGCCGCCGGCACCGGTCGCGAACTCGACCGCGACGAGGTCCGCACGCTCCTCTGCACCCGGATCAACGCGCTCGTGAAGGGCTACTCGGGCGTCCGCGAGGAGGTCGTCGATCACCTCGTCGCGCTGGTGAACGCGGGCGTCACCCCTGTCGTCCCCTCGCGGGGAAGCCTCGGCGCGAGCGGCGATCTCGCGCCGCTGTCCCACGCGATGCTCGTCCTGCTCGGCGAGGGTCGCGCGGACGTCGAGCGCTCGGGGACGATCGAGCGACTCCCCGGCGAGGAGGCGCTGGCCGTCGCCGACTGCGAACCGATCAGACTCCGTGCGAAGGAGGGGCTCGCGCTCATCAACGGGACACAGCTCACCGTCGGACTCGCGGCGCTCCTCGTCCACGACGCCGAGCAGTTGCTCCGCGCGGCCGACGCGGCCGGCGCGCTCACGACCGAGGTGACGATGGGATCGACCGTCGCCTCGGACCCGGCCATCCAGCGCGTCCGGCCGCACGCCGGCCAGGCCGCCAGTGCGTGGACACTCAAGCGACTCTGTGCGGGGTCGGAGATCGTCGAGTCACACCGCAACTGCGACCGCGTGCAGGACGCCTACTCGGTGCGGTGTCTCCCGCAGGTCCACGGCGCGGTCCGCGACGCGGTCGACCACCTCCGCGACGCGGTCACCGTCGAACTCAACAGCGCGACCGACAACCCGCTCGTCTTCCCGGCGGGCGAGGTCGGTCCGCGGAGTTCGGGGACGGCGCACGCCGACGTGGTCTCCGGGGGGAACTTCCACGGCGAACCGCTGGCGCTCCGGCTCGATTACGTCACGAGCGCGCTCGCCGAACTCGCGTCGATCGCGGAGCGGCGTATCGACCGGATGCTCAACCCCAACGTACAAGAGCCACACCTCCCGCCGTTTCTCACCCCCGAGAGCGGCGTCCGCTCGGGCTACATGATCGCGGGGTATACCGCCGCGTCGCTCGTCGCCGAGTGTCGCAGCGTGGGGACACCCGCGACCGACAACGCGGTCGTCTCGGGCAACCAGGAGGATCACGTCAGCCTCTCGGCCACGTCGGCACTCGCCGCCCGCCGGACGCTCGGTCACGCCCGACGCGTCACGGCCATCGAACTGCTCTGTGCCGCACAGGCCGCGGAGTTCGTTGACGACGCGCTCGCACACGGGGCGGGCACCGGTGCGGTGTACGACGCCGTCCGCGCGGTCGTGCCCCCGCTCGACGAGGACCGACCGCCAGCCCCGGACATCCGGGCGGTCGAACGCGTCGTCGCGGAGGGTGTCCTCGACGACGCACTCGTCACGGCGCTCGGCGAGGCGTGGCGGGACCGACGGGCCGCGGCGGTCGACGAACTCATCGGTGTCTGA
- a CDS encoding PQQ-binding-like beta-propeller repeat protein — MLRREFLASLGFGSALSKSSPPAAGSDGRQWSMHRGDAGRTNTFPQRNTLGETLAVAWSHEWSRRTVNRPPAPVFDADRVYIAQNAGVLAAVDRTTGESVWSRSDLSGQCHTPVVGDDRIVLPTDDGMVAYDTRGREQWQTDRPAEWDPVLSDGVLYTRTAGIDINDGSVQAEFPADSYVAPTVGDGRIYRGSARVARAYDADSGTVLWENDDLLDEEWVQPATFVFADGRLFIPGVDGLIALDAATGAELWRYTDRFSELYQAPTVVNGTVVQQVAGGPRTAERLVQFDVTDGTVIREFGPSGADGVSITSVGATPGTVLALCGDRIVSFDVHTGETLSSTWLAPVFDWPTRVYKQTFAYDGRRLIVNGEDRTIALEPGPIRERDRVGMGIGVAAGLAVAGVAHWWSDPS, encoded by the coding sequence ATGCTCCGGCGGGAATTCCTCGCGTCGCTCGGCTTCGGCAGTGCTCTTTCGAAGTCGTCCCCGCCGGCGGCCGGAAGCGACGGGCGGCAGTGGTCGATGCACCGCGGCGACGCGGGGCGCACGAACACGTTCCCCCAGCGGAACACGCTCGGCGAGACGCTCGCCGTCGCGTGGTCACACGAGTGGAGTCGCCGGACGGTCAACAGGCCGCCGGCTCCGGTCTTCGATGCGGACCGCGTCTACATCGCGCAGAACGCGGGCGTGCTGGCCGCGGTGGACCGCACGACGGGTGAGTCCGTGTGGAGTCGGTCGGATCTGAGCGGGCAGTGCCACACACCCGTCGTCGGAGACGACCGTATCGTGTTGCCGACGGACGACGGGATGGTGGCCTACGACACGCGCGGGCGGGAACAGTGGCAGACGGACCGACCCGCAGAGTGGGATCCGGTCCTGTCGGACGGCGTGCTGTACACCCGCACGGCCGGTATCGACATCAACGACGGGTCGGTCCAGGCCGAGTTCCCAGCCGACTCGTACGTCGCGCCGACCGTCGGCGACGGACGGATCTATCGCGGGAGCGCGCGCGTGGCGCGGGCGTACGACGCCGACTCGGGCACCGTGTTGTGGGAGAACGACGATCTCCTCGACGAGGAGTGGGTCCAGCCGGCGACGTTCGTCTTCGCGGACGGACGGCTGTTTATTCCGGGGGTCGACGGCCTGATCGCGCTCGACGCGGCGACCGGAGCGGAACTGTGGCGGTACACCGACCGGTTCAGCGAGCTGTATCAGGCTCCGACGGTGGTCAACGGAACCGTCGTCCAGCAGGTCGCTGGCGGGCCGCGCACCGCGGAGCGACTCGTCCAGTTCGACGTCACCGACGGAACGGTCATCCGGGAGTTCGGGCCGTCGGGGGCAGACGGCGTGTCGATCACGTCCGTCGGAGCCACACCGGGGACGGTGCTGGCGCTGTGCGGCGACCGGATCGTCTCGTTCGACGTCCACACGGGTGAGACCCTGTCGTCGACCTGGCTCGCGCCGGTGTTCGACTGGCCCACGAGGGTGTACAAACAGACGTTCGCCTACGACGGACGCCGACTCATCGTGAACGGCGAGGACCGGACGATCGCGCTGGAACCGGGGCCGATACGCGAACGGGACCGAGTCGGGATGGGGATCGGCGTCGCCGCCGGCCTCGCGGTCGCCGGCGTCGCCCACTGGTGGAGTGATCCGTCGTGA
- a CDS encoding PQQ-binding-like beta-propeller repeat protein yields MRLTRRAVLQGVALTAGIAAADTAAGQAGSTGRWPQYQFDAANSGFVPSREGPRDPSEAWTKPVGRVAQRGAAVVDAQRVYVGTLDGRLYALQRESGATVWTADVGDRIRSAVAVDDEHVYVGSENRTLSALDASSGDEVWSARFDAPVVSGPTLVDGRLLAVAETIRSFDPSTGTQQWTTPIATATGPPSSDGRQAFVGTNRGITAVDLATGRRTWQFGTGTYVYPSPAVGERGVYGVDVEGNLYALATDGSERWRHSFADRVDCSPAVDGDRVYVSGVGSLWAFDPATGAVEWEHDLGNDVYWNSPVVTDDTVFVGTGESLHAVDAASGEERWIDDGGAYWTPALVDGRLYTATEDSVRVVDDASAVETPSPSATITGRIVTERRGESVVLSASESSVGTGEVVRYEWAVGEDAGFDRTGEEIRLTESTAEANPVITLRLTTDTGATETTRTVITPPARGEALGSGTLSPLWQGGVVAGIVGGGSLGGYLHARRSGVEAASRTTRLDGTALWLVLVSWLCFGAVNVVSLLDGSLPVRADSALIALGTTAGLLAGLCGSALLGRRAGRPTVAIGAIGYGVVVTSYGWVQYVGSTPLFPTLYDMGFWAASALLAGVSVARFASLGPFGGSSRDERAVDDAEPAGGTGNGDSGRQDSDDSETETTDGTDGTDEPTPASELVADCPKLASAAPVELDAPVHTYEGRLVEGDDEEPCLLFALAPEFATDDDAVAAFVEAAQRWRALNEDARVATVSDSGEQPRPWIAFDPGTARLVETVDSLDRSYRTDVVLGLTEAVQADDSGAHTSLSPGAVCLTTGEEDDLRVTLADWGLRSAVAEAVGDRPATPYTAPEQLDGESAGPATEVYRLGAVTYHVLTGTAPFADADEPRDAIRDGDLAAPTEIERTLLPAVDEIIERAMAVDPEARFETPAEFRERLIDAMDPSSDE; encoded by the coding sequence GTGAGGCTGACTCGGCGGGCGGTGCTCCAGGGTGTGGCGCTGACGGCCGGCATCGCCGCGGCTGACACCGCCGCGGGACAGGCGGGGTCCACCGGTCGGTGGCCCCAGTATCAGTTCGACGCGGCGAACAGCGGATTCGTCCCGTCCCGCGAGGGGCCACGCGATCCGTCGGAGGCGTGGACGAAGCCGGTCGGCCGTGTCGCCCAGAGAGGCGCGGCCGTGGTGGACGCCCAGCGCGTGTACGTCGGGACACTCGACGGACGCCTCTACGCGCTCCAGCGGGAGTCGGGCGCGACGGTCTGGACCGCAGACGTCGGCGACCGGATCCGGTCAGCGGTGGCGGTCGACGACGAACACGTCTACGTCGGCTCGGAGAACCGGACGCTGTCCGCACTCGACGCGAGCTCGGGCGACGAGGTGTGGTCCGCTCGGTTCGACGCGCCCGTCGTCTCCGGGCCGACGTTGGTCGACGGCCGACTGCTGGCCGTCGCCGAGACGATCAGGTCGTTCGACCCGTCGACGGGGACCCAGCAGTGGACGACGCCGATCGCGACCGCAACCGGTCCCCCCAGCAGCGACGGCCGGCAAGCGTTTGTCGGGACGAACCGGGGGATCACCGCGGTCGACCTGGCGACAGGGAGGCGAACCTGGCAGTTCGGCACTGGAACCTACGTGTACCCGAGCCCGGCTGTCGGCGAACGCGGCGTCTACGGCGTCGATGTCGAGGGGAACCTCTACGCGCTGGCGACCGATGGCTCCGAACGGTGGCGCCACTCGTTCGCCGACCGCGTCGACTGCTCGCCCGCCGTCGACGGCGATCGCGTCTACGTCTCCGGCGTCGGCTCGCTCTGGGCGTTCGACCCCGCCACCGGCGCGGTGGAGTGGGAGCACGACCTCGGGAACGACGTCTACTGGAACAGTCCGGTCGTCACGGACGACACCGTCTTCGTCGGAACGGGTGAGAGCCTCCACGCCGTGGACGCGGCCTCGGGGGAGGAACGGTGGATCGACGACGGGGGCGCGTACTGGACGCCAGCGCTCGTCGACGGCCGACTGTACACGGCGACCGAAGACAGCGTCCGCGTCGTCGACGACGCCTCCGCGGTCGAGACGCCGTCGCCGTCTGCTACGATCACCGGCCGGATCGTGACCGAGCGACGCGGCGAGTCGGTCGTCCTCTCGGCGTCGGAGTCGAGCGTCGGCACGGGCGAGGTCGTCCGCTACGAGTGGGCGGTGGGCGAAGACGCCGGGTTCGACCGGACGGGAGAGGAGATACGGCTCACGGAGTCGACCGCCGAGGCGAACCCCGTGATTACGCTCCGGCTCACCACGGACACCGGAGCGACCGAGACGACGCGGACCGTCATCACGCCCCCTGCACGGGGGGAGGCGCTGGGATCGGGCACCTTATCTCCGCTGTGGCAGGGGGGTGTCGTCGCGGGGATCGTCGGCGGGGGCTCGCTCGGCGGCTACCTCCACGCGCGCCGGAGCGGCGTCGAGGCCGCGTCGCGGACGACGCGTCTCGATGGAACCGCGCTGTGGTTAGTGCTCGTCTCCTGGCTGTGTTTCGGGGCAGTCAACGTCGTCTCGCTGCTCGACGGGTCGCTCCCCGTCCGAGCGGACAGCGCGCTGATCGCCCTGGGGACCACGGCCGGCCTGCTCGCCGGGCTCTGCGGGAGTGCGCTCCTCGGACGCCGGGCCGGCCGCCCGACCGTGGCGATCGGGGCGATCGGGTACGGCGTCGTCGTGACCAGCTACGGCTGGGTCCAGTACGTGGGGAGCACCCCCCTGTTCCCCACACTCTACGACATGGGCTTTTGGGCCGCGTCCGCCCTCCTGGCCGGCGTCTCCGTCGCGCGGTTCGCCTCGCTCGGTCCCTTCGGTGGCTCCTCGCGTGACGAACGAGCCGTCGACGACGCCGAGCCAGCCGGAGGGACGGGGAACGGCGATTCGGGCCGACAGGATAGCGACGACTCCGAGACGGAGACGACAGACGGGACGGACGGGACGGACGAACCCACGCCGGCGTCGGAACTGGTCGCGGACTGCCCGAAGCTCGCGTCGGCCGCCCCGGTCGAACTGGACGCGCCGGTCCACACCTACGAGGGGCGGCTCGTGGAAGGGGACGACGAGGAGCCCTGTCTGCTCTTCGCACTCGCGCCGGAGTTCGCGACCGACGACGACGCAGTGGCCGCCTTCGTCGAGGCAGCCCAACGCTGGCGTGCCCTCAACGAGGACGCTCGCGTCGCGACGGTGTCCGACTCCGGCGAGCAGCCCCGTCCGTGGATCGCGTTCGATCCCGGGACCGCTCGGCTGGTGGAGACCGTCGACAGCCTCGACAGGTCGTACCGGACGGACGTCGTCCTCGGCCTCACAGAGGCCGTCCAGGCCGACGATTCGGGTGCACACACCAGTCTCTCCCCCGGGGCCGTCTGCCTGACAACCGGCGAAGAGGACGATCTCCGCGTGACACTGGCCGACTGGGGGCTCCGATCGGCCGTCGCGGAGGCGGTCGGCGATCGACCGGCCACGCCGTACACGGCACCCGAACAGCTCGACGGGGAGTCCGCGGGTCCGGCGACCGAGGTGTACCGGCTCGGTGCCGTGACCTACCACGTACTGACCGGAACCGCCCCGTTCGCGGACGCCGACGAGCCGCGAGACGCGATCCGCGACGGCGACCTCGCGGCACCGACCGAGATCGAACGAACGCTCCTCCCTGCGGTCGACGAGATCATCGAACGCGCGATGGCCGTCGATCCGGAGGCGCGGTTCGAAACGCCTGCGGAGTTCCGCGAGCGACTCATCGACGCGATGGACCCCTCGAGCGACGAGTGA